In the Longimicrobium sp. genome, GGCGCTGGAGCGGTGGCGCGCGGACTACCTGGCGTACGTGGAGCGCTGGCGCACGGACGAGCCGGTGCTGGAGGCCGCGCCGCGCGTCGTGCTGGTGCCGGGCGTGGGGATGTGGACGGCGGGCGCGAACCCGCGCGCGGCGGCGCTCGCGCGCGACATCTACCTGCACACCATCGCCATCATGGCGGGCGCCGAGGCGCTGGGCGGCTACCGCTCGCTCCCGGAGCGGGAAGCCTTCCGGGCCGAGTACTGGCCGCTGGAGCTGTACAAGCTCACCCTGGCGCCGCCCCCGCGCGAGCTGGCCGGGCGCGTGGCCCTGGTCACCGGCGCCGCGCACGGGCTGGGGCGCGCCGTCGCGCTGCGGCTGGCCGCGGCCGGCGCGATGGTCGTGGCGACGGACGTGGACGCCGCGGGGATCGAAGAGGTGGCGGGGGCGATCTCGGAGAAGGAGGGCGCGGGCGCGGCGCTCGCCTGCCCGCTGGACGTCACGCAGCCGGAGGAGGTGGAGGCGGCGCTGGAGCGCGCGTGCCTGGAGTATGGCGGGGTTGACGTGGTGGTCTCCAACGCCGGCATCGCGCACTGCGCGCCGATCGAGGCGCTGGAGCTGGCGGACTGGGAGCGGAGCCTGGCCGTGAACGCCACGGGGCACTTCCTGGTGACGCGCGCGGCGCTGCGCCTCTTCCGGCGGCAGGGGACGGGCGGGAGCCTGGTGTTCGTCGCCACCAAGAACGTCACCTCGCCCGGGCGCGACTTCGCCGCCTACAGCGCGTCGAAGGCCGCCGAGGCGCAGCTGGCGCGCGTGGCGGCCATCGAGGGCGGGGAGATCGGCGTGCGGGTGAACATGGTGAACCCCGACGCCATCTTCGCCACCGGCCTGTGGACTCCCGAACTGCGCGAGCAGCGCGCCCGCGCCCAGGGCATCGACCCTTCGCAGGTGGAGGAGTTCTACCGCAAGCGCAACCTGCTGGGCGTGCAGGTCCGCGCCGAGGACGTCGCCGAGGCCGTCCTCTTCCTCGCCTCCGACCGCTCCTCGCGCACCACGGGGGCGATGGTTCCGGTGGACGGCGGCGTGCGCGATGCGTTCGTGCGGTAACTCCACTCATGGTGATAGAGCGCCTTGACCGCCAGATAAGTATGACATATTATCCTACCATGCCAAAG is a window encoding:
- the rhaD gene encoding bifunctional rhamnulose-1-phosphate aldolase/short-chain dehydrogenase; this encodes MTDLASPRTQTPASPAEEPLDALVRFSRLVGADPSLVLRGGGNTSLKVEEADVLGRPQRVLRVKGSGSDLASIRRADFAGVRLDDVLPLFARGDMSDEEMVAYLARCLTDPASPRPSIETLLHAFIPAAAVFHSHADAVLALVNTPDPGRLLDDAFGGAVLRIPYRRPGFLLSKEVGEAVRARPDALGLVLLNHGAVTWGETAEEAYRRHLELVARAREHVESKSGAKVFVADSRFAMEGEARRKAAAALAPAIRGALGRERRVVMRYTDAPEVLQFVGSPRALEASAAGAATPDHILTTKRLPLWVDVADPADVDGVARSFAEALERWRADYLAYVERWRTDEPVLEAAPRVVLVPGVGMWTAGANPRAAALARDIYLHTIAIMAGAEALGGYRSLPEREAFRAEYWPLELYKLTLAPPPRELAGRVALVTGAAHGLGRAVALRLAAAGAMVVATDVDAAGIEEVAGAISEKEGAGAALACPLDVTQPEEVEAALERACLEYGGVDVVVSNAGIAHCAPIEALELADWERSLAVNATGHFLVTRAALRLFRRQGTGGSLVFVATKNVTSPGRDFAAYSASKAAEAQLARVAAIEGGEIGVRVNMVNPDAIFATGLWTPELREQRARAQGIDPSQVEEFYRKRNLLGVQVRAEDVAEAVLFLASDRSSRTTGAMVPVDGGVRDAFVR